A genomic segment from Chelonoidis abingdonii isolate Lonesome George chromosome 24, CheloAbing_2.0, whole genome shotgun sequence encodes:
- the ASB6 gene encoding ankyrin repeat and SOCS box protein 6 → MPFLHGFRRIIFEYQPLVDEILGCLGIQDPEKQETLESPSYLAEDSGKFLVLNKLLERETQSPFYQEGVSYSLLKVAELGLVPAAEILLQNGANLVFEDPVTYYTALHIAVLRNQPDMVELLVRHGADINRRDRIHESSPLDLASEEPERLPCLQRLLELGADVNGADKNGKTALLHALASSDGVQIHNTENIRLLLEGGADVKATTKDGDTVFTCIIFLLGETVGGDKEEARMINRFCFRVTQLLMAHGADPSECPAHESLTHICLKSFKLHFPLLRFLLESGASYNCSFHGPSCWSGFHIVFERLCSHLSSSEDDSFSADLLQKAETVLELMVASSQIPKLPSNFDINSTSCRFQGEKIKALFHSLKQLQHSPQALKHLCRVYIRQRLGPWPVDVKIKALPLPDRLKWYLLIDHGNTCEEDI, encoded by the exons CCCCAGCTACCTAGCTGAAGACAGTGGCAAATTCTTGGTCCTCAACAagctgttggagagagagacccagTCCCCATTCTACCAAGAAGGCGTGAGCTACTCTTTGCTGAAGGTAGCGGAACTCgggctggtgcctgcagctgaAATCCTCCTGCAGAATGGGGCCAATCTTGTCTTTGAAG ATCCCGTCACCTATTACACTGCTCTGCACATCGCTGTTCTCCGAAACCAGCCAGACATGGTGGAGCTGCTAGTGCGCCACGGGGCGGACATTAACCGGAGAGATCGG ATTCACGAGAGCAGCCCCCTGGACCTCGCCAGTGAGGAGCCCGAACGGCTGCCATGTTTGCAGCGTCTCCTGGAACTCGGTGCTGACGTCAACGGAGCTGACAAAAATG GAAAGACAGCTCTGCTGCATGCCCTGGCCAGCAGCGATGGAGTTCAGATCCACAACACCGAAAACATCCGGCTCCTGTTagaaggag GAGCAGACGTGAAGGCCACCACGAAAGACGGTGACACTGTCTTCACCTGCATCATCTTCCTGCTTGGTGAGACGGTTGGCGGGGATAAAGAGGAGGCGCGAATGATCAACCGCTTCTGCTTCCGGGTCACCCAGCTGCTGATGGCCCATGGTGCTGACCCCAGCGAGTGCCCAGCCCATGAGTCCCTCACGCACATCTGCCTCAAGAGTTTCAAGCTTCACTTCCCACTCCTGCGCTTCCTGCTGGAGTCGGGGGCCTCCTACAACTGCTCCTTCCACGGCCCCTCGTGCTGGTCAGGCTTTCACATAGTCTTTGAGAGGCTGTGCTCCCACCTCAGCAGCTCGGAAGACGACAGTTTCtctgctgacctcctgcagaaagcAGAAACTGTCCTAGAGCTCATGGTGGCCAGCTCACAGATCCCCAAACTGCCCAGCAACTTTGACATCAACTCCACCAGCTGCAGGTTCCAGGGGGAGAAGATCAAGGCCCTTTTCCActccctgaagcagctgcagcactcACCGCAGGCCCTGAAACATCTCTGCAGGGTATACATCCGGCAGCGCCTTGGACCGTGGCCAGTGGATGTGAAGATCAAGGCACTTCCCCTTCCTGACAGGCTAAAGTGGTATCTCCTCATAGATCACGGCAACACTTGCGAGGAGGACATCTGA